A part of Fundulus heteroclitus isolate FHET01 chromosome 23, MU-UCD_Fhet_4.1, whole genome shotgun sequence genomic DNA contains:
- the LOC105925741 gene encoding ras-related protein Rap-2c encodes MKEYKVVVLGSGGVGKSALTVQFVTGTFIEKYDPTIEDFYRKEIEVDSSPSVLEILDTAGTEQFASMRDLYIKNGQGFILVYSLVNQQSFQDIRPMRDQIVRVKRFEKVPLILVGNKVDLESEREVAGSDGRALAQEWGCPFIETSAKSKTMVDELFAEIVRQMNYSTLPEKQEQCCTACVVQ; translated from the exons ATGAAAGAATACAAAGTTGTCGTGCTGGGCAGCGGCGGCGTCGGCAAGTCCGCGCTCACCGTGCAGTTCGTCACCGGCACCTTCATCGAGAAGTACGACCCCACCATCGAGGACTTCTACCGGAAGGAGATCGAGGTGGACTCGTCGCCCTCCGTGCTGGAGATCCTGGACACGGCGGGGACGGAGCAGTTCGCCTCCATGAGGGACCTGTACATTAAGAACGGCCAGGGCTTCATCCTGGTCTACAGCCTGGTCAACCAGCAGTCCTTCCAG GATATCCGGCCGATGCGAGACCAAATCGTGCGAGTTAAGCGCTTCGAGAAGGTGCCGCTGATCCTGGTCGGCAACAAAGTGGACCTGGAGTCCGAGCGCGAGGTCGCCGGCTCAGACGGGCGCGCCCTGGCCCAGGAGTGGGGCTGCCCCTTCATCGAGACCTCCGCCAAGAGCAAGACGATGGTGGACGAGCTGTTCGCGGAGATCGTCCGGCAGATGAACTACTCCACGCTGCCGGAGAAGCAGGAGCAGTGCTGCACGGCCTGCGTGGTGCAGTGA